In a single window of the Raphanus sativus cultivar WK10039 chromosome 9, ASM80110v3, whole genome shotgun sequence genome:
- the LOC108824341 gene encoding uncharacterized protein LOC108824341 — translation MDCNKEEAYRAKALAENKMQSGDFPKAHKLVKKAQRLFSGLDSLPQMLAVCDVHCAADQKINGVENWYGVLQVTPFSDDAAIKKQYKKLALLLHPDKNKFAGAEAAFKLVGEANRLLADREKRSQYDIKRRIYSQVASRQVNANSGRQFGAANSAGGVTVKKETFWTCCEHCKYKYLGQYVNSKMYCSRCQRSFMVYDIGFNGVPPRPSTTQKEAQNQGPCGTPVTKNVESNGVKPGSVAAEVNKKESAKEKNGGGEKNTEVRKAKIEDESMNTYAEPSKPEEGEGKVNRTDELPKADGLNPQPEVTEPEKVASTSSVPGDSVSKSSSQTPSVNRDRKKRRESGEETTEVRTDSKDNCRRRTSPRKRQQVSCAEKGRSDGALSPPTKIKQKLGVGSSKSLDSCGSSGHSCVSNGQANKRVDSGYQESLSTEDNESEGNEARGEEIGVTQDSPDPDFHNFELATSSFAVNQVWSLYDPTDGMPRSYARITKVTEAKFKVCVTWLDPFENDDNDNSVPVACGIFQDRESQEVDDRLVFSCQMLHVPGDSSNIVIYPRRGEVWAVFRGWDSSWSGSSENHKRTYEYDFVEVLCDFSDVDGVGVAYLGKVEGFVSLFSRDVKCRVLQQDQIPPNEMLRFSHKVPSFKLTGREREGVPPGCFELDTAALPKEMFKVANSNGLDSEMPNGSIPEASKVEVHAKKRQKLNDNHEMNSVKKSKKSVKAVHDSNLRKSPRVLSETNNQATSSPGQEKAEKKSANHDVFCFSDETMTIPKKPAKVTTAADSSRIRKTHKSTGNNSKKRGRKDESLSQSSGNNGLLNGAEKSSVLETHGPSSCTTRQENAFYSFENQRSEDKFQVDQIWAVYSNDDRGMPRKYAQVKRIDTSPEFKLHVAPLELCRPPNLMTHPVCCGCFRLKTGTADVLLPSSISHQIKAVKSGKNRYEVYPGKGEIWALYKNWNTTDCAETEEELEIVEVVETNEQSIQVVLLTAQVRNKLLYRRCLESVAGSVDIPKTEVKRFSHQVPAFRRERSGDYEWWELDSKALIDL, via the coding sequence ATGGACTGTAACAAGGAAGAGGCCTATAGGGCAAAGGCACTGGCAGAGAATAAGATGCAGAGTGGTGACTTCCCCAAGGCTCATAAGCTTGTTAAAAAGGCTCAGAGGCTCTTCTCAGGTCTTGACAGCTTACCTCAGATGCTAGCCGTGTGTGATGTACATTGCGCTGCGGACCAGAAAATCAACGGTGTTGAGAACTGGTACGGTGTTCTTCAGGTTACGCCATTTTCTGACGATGCTGCGATCAAGAAGCAGTACAAGAAGCTCGCCCTGCTTCTCCATCCTGACAAAAACAAGTTTGCTGGTGCAGAGGCTGCTTTCAAGCTGGTTGGGGAAGCTAACAGATTGCTTGCTGACAGGGAGAAACGGAGTCAGTATGATATCAAGCGAAGAATCTATTCACAGGTTGCTAGCAGACAGGTGAATGCAAACTCTGGTCGACAATTTGGAGCTGCAAACAGTGCTGGTGGCGTTACTGTCAAGAAGGAAACATTTTGGACGTGTTGTGAGCATTGTAAGTATAAGTACTTGGGACAGTATGTGAACTCCAAAATGTATTGTTCCCGTTGTCAAAGATCATTCATGGTCTACGACATTGGGTTTAATGGAGTGCCGCCTAGACCCAGCACTACTCAGAAAGAAGCTCAAAATCAGGGGCCTTGTGGCACTCCTGTGACTAAAAACGTGGAGTCTAATGGTGTTAAACCAGGAAGTGTAGCAGCTGAAGTCAATAAGAAAGAATCTGCCAAAGAGAAGAATGGAGGAGGTGAGAAAAATACTGAAGTAAGAAAAGCCAAAATAGAGGATGAATCGATGAATACTTATGCTGAACCAAGTAAACCCGAGGAAGGTGAGGGAAAGGTGAACCGTACAGATGAGCTACCCAAAGCCGATGGTTTGAATCCCCAACCTGAGGTTACAGAACCAGAAAAGGTCGCATCAACATCTTCTGTACCTGGTGATTCAGTTTCAAAGTCTAGTAGTCAGACACCCTCGGTGAACAGGGACAGAAAAAAGAGGAGAGAAAGTGGTGAGGAGACGACTGAGGTTAGAACAGATTCAAAAGATAATTGTAGGAGGAGGACATCTCCAAGGAAAAGGCAGCAGGTTTCTTGCGCAGAGAAGGGAAGAAGCGATGGTGCTTTAAGCCCTCCcacaaagataaaacaaaagTTAGGTGTTGGATCATCCAAATCTCTTGATTCTTGTGGTTCTTCTGGGCATTCATGTGTTTCTAATGGACAGGCTAATAAAAGGGTGGATTCTGGATATCAAGAAAGCTTATCAACGGAAGACAACGAGAGTGAAGGAAATGAAGCACGTGGAGAAGAGATAGGTGTTACGCAGGATTCACCTGATCCAGACTTTCATAATTTTGAACTGGCAACAAGCTCTTTTGCTGTCAACCAGGTGTGGTCTCTGTATGATCCGACTGATGGTATGCCTCGGTCTTATGCCCGGATTACAAAAGTGACTGAGGCTAAGTTCAAGGTTTGTGTTACGTGGCTTGACCCCTTTGAAAATGATGATAATGATAACTCTGTTCCCGTTGCTTGTGGAATTTTCCAAGATAGGGAGTCTCAGGAAGTCGACGACCGTTTGGTATTCTCTTGTCAGATGCTTCATGTACCTGGTGACAGTAGTAACATCGTTATCTATCCAAGAAGAGGAGAGGTTTGGGCAGTTTTCAGAGGCTGGGATAGCAGTTGGAGTGGTAGCTCAGAGAATCATAAAAGAACTTATGAATATGACTTTGTTGAAGTGCTGTGTGATTTCAGTGACGTGGATGGCGTTGGAGTGGCTTACTTGGGAAAAGTGGAAGGGTTTGTTTCCCTGTTTAGCCGAGATGTGAAGTGTAGAGTTCTCCAACAAGATCAGATTCCACCAAACGAGATGCTAAGATTTTCTCACAAAGTTCCCTCGTTCAAATTGACTGGAAGGGAGAGAGAAGGTGTTCCTCCTGGCTGCTTCGAGTTAGACACTGCTGCGTTGCCAAAAGAGATGTTCAAGGTTGCTAATTCTAATGGTTTGGATAGTGAGATGCCGAATGGTTCTATTCCTGAGGCTTCCAAGGTTGAAGTGCATGCAAAGAAACGTCAAAAACTCAATGACAATCATGAAATGAACTCAGTGAAGAAGTCCAAGAAGAGTGTCAAAGCAGTGCATGACTCGAACCTGCGAAAATCCCCTCGTGTTCTGAGTGAAACAAACAACCAAGCAACTTCAAGTCCAGGCCAAGAAAAAGCTGAGAAGAAGAGTGCTAACCATgatgtgttttgtttttctgaTGAGACGATGACTATACCAAAGAAACCTGCAAAGGTCACCACTGCAGCTGATTCCTCAAGAATCAGGAAAACACACAAATCCACAGGGAACAACTCAAAGAAGCGTGGGAGAAAGGATGAGTCATTGTCTCAGTCCAGTGGTAATAATGGTTTGTTGAATGGTGCTGAAAAATCCTCAGTTTTAGAGACTCATGGGCCATCCAGTTGCACAACCAGGCAAGAAAACGCTTTTTATAGCTTCGAGAACCAGAGATCCGAAGACAAATTTCAGGTCGATCAAATATGGGCTGTTTACAGTAATGATGACAGAGGGATGCCCAGAAAGTATGCTCAGGTTAAGAGAATCGACACAAGTCCTGAATTCAAGCTACACGTAGCACCTCTAGAGCTGTGTCGTCCTCCAAATCTCATGACACATCCTGTATGCTGTGGCTGCTTTAGGTTGAAAACAGGTACCGCAGATGTTCTTTTACCTAGCAGCATCTCACATCAGATTAAAGCTGTGAAGAGTGGTAAAAACAGATACGAAGTGTACCCAGGAAAGGGTGAGATATGGGCTCTGTACAAGAACTGGAACACTACAGATTGTGCTGAGACTGAAGAAGAACTTGAGATTGTGGAAGTAGTTGAAACCAACGAGCAGAGCATACAAGTGGTGCTATTGACTGCTCAAGTGCGTAACAAGCTTCTCTACAGAAGGTGTTTGGAGTCAGTGGCAGGTTCTGTAGACATTCCAAAGACGGAAGTGAAAAGATTCTCGCATCAGGTTCCAGCGTTTAGACGTGAGAGAAGTGGAGACTACGAATGGTGGGAGCTTGACTCTAAAGCATTAATTGATCTTTAA
- the LOC108827952 gene encoding uncharacterized protein LOC108827952, with the protein MVDMILNESCFIQNQWFIFAAANNPRKKKLYFVAELVMLFHSVGLAQCSQKYIVFPRAYYRCIVVGSSETGLLKRRQVLEQLDSELSSGNERAALSLVKDLQGKSGGLRCFGAARQVPQRLYTLDELKLNGINAASLLSPTDATLGSIEKNLQIAGVSGGIVAWRALDLSSQQLFYISLGLLFLWTLDLVSFNGGIGSLVLDTIGHTFSQRYHNRVVQHEAGHFLVAYLVGILPRGYTLSSLEALQKEGSLNIQAGSAFVDFEFLEEVNAGKVSATMLNRFSCIALAGVATEYLLYGYAEGGLDDISKLDGLVKSLGFTQKKADSQVRWSVLNTILLLRRHEVARSKLAQAMSKGESVGSCIQVIEDSIDPSDI; encoded by the exons ATGGTTGATATGATACTCAACGAAAGTTGTTTTATCCAGAACCAATGGTTCATATTCGCTGCTGCTAATaacccaagaaaaaaaaag CTTTACTTTGTAGCTGAATTGGTTATGTTGTTTCACAGTGTGGGACTAGCTCAATGTTCACAGAAGTATATAGTCTTCCCTAGGGCTTACTACAGATGCATAGTTGTTGGTTCATCTGAAACAGGGTTGTTGAAAAGAAGACAAGTGTTGGAGCAATTGGATTCTGAGTTGTCTAGTGGAAACGAGAGAGCTGCTTTGTCACTTGTCAAAGATCTCCAAGGAAAATCTGGTGGGCTTCGGTGTTTCGGAGCAGCAAGACAG GTGCCTCAGAGACTCTACACATTGGATGAGCTGAAACTGAATGGCATAAACGCAGCTTCACTACTCTCCCCAACAGATGCAACACTTGGTTCCATCGAGAAGAACCTTCAGATAGCTGGTGTCTCAGGAGGGATAGTTGCTTGGAGAGCCTTAGACTTGAGCTCTCAACAGCTCTTCTATATCTCTCTTGGTCTTTTGTTCCTCTGGACTTTGGATTTG GTCTCATTTAATGGTGGTATTGGGAGTTTGGTTCTTGATACAATTGGTCATACGTTCAGTCAACGTTACCATAACAGAGTTGTTCAA CATGAAGCAGGTCATTTCTTGGTGGCTTACTTAGTCGGTATCCTCCCACGAGGATACACGCTCTCAAGTCTTGAAGCTTTACAGAAAGAAGGATCTCTCAACATTCAAGCTGGCTCAGCCTTTGTAGACTTTGAGTTCCTTGAAGAA GTCAATGCTGGAAAAGTCTCAGCCACG ATGCTGAACAGATTCTCATGCATTGCACTTGCTGGCGTAGCAACTGAGTATCTCCTCTATGGTTATGCTGAAGGTGGTCTTGACGATATTAGCAAG TTAGATGGTTTGGTGAAGAGTTTGGGGTTCACACAGAAGAAAGCAGACTCTCAGGTGAGGTGGTCAGTACTCAACACTATACTGCTACTACGTCGCCATGAGGTAGCTAGATCCAAGCTTGCTCAGGCTATGTCCAAGGGAGAATCTGTTGGTTCCTGTATCCAAGTCATTGAAGATTCTATTGACCCTTCTGATATCTAG
- the LOC108827951 gene encoding probable protein S-acyltransferase 17, translating to MEVQWVLVCHGMVTLTVVVSFLCGHSPIFKGTPIGWIHYFLTFGAWDYLLRFVEFVFGSKGTDAVLSVESFCCDRPNPFLQIIYLLILGSTYFITVKSSFAYIPGYYIGEVHKYMSFGAVVIGVLLFLLTSFCDPGIVNAKNVSQYVSAYPYDDIIYSEKECPTCKIPKPARSKHCSICNRCVARFDHHCAWMNNCIGEKNTKYFMAFLLWHFILCLYGAVAIGFILAGRVKELGIVHILTTYYGIENSFRSLAPRVLQWLVGTYNTQILLLVFLALVSLLLAGFFAYHLNLCLTNTTTNEKFKWREYISLQKKISEAKASAAALKAGMSNTDLERSSKSKWRGLWRRSEAKAEAIVAKRNMYDKGNFRNISEIVFPLSSRQAFQKPSHKSE from the exons ATGGAGGTACAATGGGTTTTGGTGTGTCACGGGATGGTGACGTTGACGGTGGTTGTCTCTTTCCTCTGTGGACATTCGCCTATCTTCAAAGGCACACCCATTGGATGGATTCACTACTTCCTCACTTTCGGCGCTTGGGATTACTTACT GAGGTTTGTTGAGTTTGTGTTTGGTTCCAAGGGTACGGACGCTGTTCTGTCGGTTGAGAGTTTCTGCTGTGACCGGCCTAATCCTTTCCTGCAA ATCATATACCTGTTGATTCTTGGATCAACATACTTTATAACTGTGAAATCTTCATTTGCTTATATACCTGGATATTACATCGGCGAAGTTCACAA gtATATGAGCTTCGGAGCTGTTGTGATTGGCGTCCTGCTTTTCCTATTGACAAGCTTTTGTGACCCAGGGATTGTGAACGCTAAGAATGTTTCCCAATACGTTTCTGCTTACCCTTATGATGATATCATTTACTCGGAGAAAGAATGTCCAACCTGTAAAATTCCAAA ACCAGCTAGATCCAAGCACTGCAGCATCTGCAACCGTTGTGTGGCGCGGTTTGATCATCATTGTGCGTGGATG AATAACTGTATTGGCGAAAAGAATACCAAATACTTCATGGCCTTTCTTCTATG GCATTTCATTCTTTGTCTATACGGAGCTGTAGCCATTGGGTTTATTCTTGCTGGGCGAGTAAAAGAACTTGGCATTGTACATATTTTAACCA CCTATTACGGGATAGAGAACTCTTTCCGCAGCTTAGCTCCACGTGTTTTACAG TGGCTAGTTGGTACATACAACACCCAGATACTTTTATTGGTGTTTCTTGCCCTTGTTTCTCTCCTCCTTGCTGGCTTCTTCGCCTATCACCTCAATCTCTGCTTAACCAACACAACAACTAATGAG AAATTCAAATGGAGAGAGTACATAAGTTTGCAGAAGAAGATAAGCGAAGCAAAGGCAAGTGCTGCTGCTCTCAAGGCAGGCATGAGCAACACTGATCTGGAACGTTCATCAAAGAGCAAATGGAGGGGACTTTGGAGAAGATCTGAGGCCAAAGCTGAGGCCATCGTTGCCAAAAGGAATATGTATGATAAAGGAAACTTCCGGAACATATCCGAGATTGTTTTCCCATTATCTTCAAGACAAGCTTTCCAGAAACCAAGTCACAAATCCGAATAG